Proteins encoded in a region of the Diospyros lotus cultivar Yz01 chromosome 9, ASM1463336v1, whole genome shotgun sequence genome:
- the LOC127810299 gene encoding polcalcin Ole e 3-like codes for MADDPQEKADRERIFKRFDANGDGKISSTELGDVLKTLGSVTEDEVKRMMSEIDTDGDGFISYEEYIDFALANRGLMKDVAKVL; via the coding sequence ATGGCTGATGATCCACAGGAGAAGGCTGACAGGGAGCGAATTTTCAAGCGCTTCGACGCCAATGGCGACGGAAAGATCTCGTCCACCGAGCTCGGCGACGTTCTCAAGACGCTCGGCTCCGTCACAGAGGACGAGGTCAAGCGCATGATGTCGGAGATCGACACCGACGGCGACGGCTTCATTTCTTACGAGGAGTACATAGACTTTGCCCTTGCCAACAGGGGCCTAATGAAGGATGTCGCCAAAGTACTCTGA
- the LOC127810297 gene encoding probable serine/threonine-protein kinase PBL7, whose protein sequence is MGFSPSGCIHSTEPLPNQIAPTDQYCDDNELKIKPLLYKMVWEFGLACFLPSSRRAKDQKAGKNPEHNKAWLLAESGGCGAELSSAEPQSVHSSFRFSLCSQVELESISVANASSSSSSSSSSATVLMVNLDNGFSDTRSKELKWRRIESLERSISPVAHSLVRFSYDEILSATRSFSKGRVLGRGALSCVFRGRVGFLRTTVAIKRLDKEDKESSKAFCRELMIASSLHHRNIVPLVGFCIDPDEGMFLVYKYVSGGSLERFLHEKKRGVKGGPSLPCSVRYKVAVGIAEAIGYLHNGTERCVVHRDIKPSNILLSSKRKPKLCDFGLATWTPAPSVPFLCKTVKGTFGYLAPEYFQHGKVSDKTDVYAFGVVLLELISGRKPIEAKRGPGEENLVVWAKPLLQQGAIERLVDPELKLTPKNSSRVAWMAQAAATCINSEESRRPGINEIIAIIRGEEPIGSNSKKSSFRSSCPQLQQMRSEMTSHLALAMLGVSEFEDDDHLYCR, encoded by the exons ATGGGGTTTTCCCCAAGTGGTTGCATTCACTCCACAGAGCCTCTTCCCAACCAAATCGCCCCTACCGATCAGTACTGCGATGACAATGAGCTGAAAATCAAGCCCTTGTTGTACAAGATGGTTTGGGAATTTGGGTTGGCttgtttccttccttcttctcgGAGGGCCAAAGATCAGAAGGCCGGGAAGAACCCAGAGCACAACAAGGCGTGGCTGCTGGCCGAATCTGGTGGGTGTGGCGCAGAGTTGTCAAGCGCCGAGCCGCAATCCGTTCATTCTTCTTTCAGGTTCAGTCTCTGCTCCCAAGTTGAGCTTGAATCAATTAGTGTGGcaaatgcttcttcttcttcttcttcttcttcttcttcggcaaCTGTGTTGATGGTGAATTTGGACAATGGGTTTTCGGACACTCGATCTAAAGAGCTGAAATGGCGGAGAATTGAGTCGTTGGAGAGGAGTATTTCTCCTGTGGCTCATTCCTTGGTTAGGTTTAGCTACGATGAAATTCTATCTGCAACTCGCAGTTTTTCTAAAG GCAGAGTTCTGGGAAGAGGAGCATTGAGCTGTGTTTTCAGGGGAAGGGTTGGGTTTTTGAGGACTACAGTGGCGATCAAGCGTTTGGATAAGGAGGATAAGGAATCTTCAAAGGCATTTTGCAGAGAACTGATGATTGCTAGCTCACTTCACCACCGGAATATTGTTCCTCTTGTGGGCTTTTGCATTGACCCAGATGAGGGTATGTTTTTGGTCTACAAATATGTTTCTGGTGGAAGCCTGGAGCGGTTTTTACACG AGAAGAAGAGGGGAGTGAAGGGTGGCCCATCACTTCCATGTTCCGTGAGGTATAAGGTTGCAGTTGGAATTGCAGAGGCCATTGGCTATTTGCACAATGGAACTGAGAGATGTGTTGTCCACAGGGACATTAAACCTTCTAACATCCTTTTATCGTCTAAAAGAAAACCGAAG TTGTGTGACTTCGGATTAGCTACATGGACTCCTGCACCTTCAGTCCCTTTCCTTTGCAAAACCGTGAAAGGAACTTTCGG TTATTTGGCCCCCGAATATTTCCAGCATGGGAAAGTATCTGATAAAACTGATGTTTATGCCTTTGGGGTTGTCCTCTTGGAGCTAATTAGTGGAAGGAAGCCAATTGAAGCAAAGAGGGGTCCAGGAGAAGAAAATTTGGTTGTGTGG gCGAAGCCACTGCTGCAACAGGGAGCAATCGAAAGGTTGGTTGACCCAGAGCTGAAACTGACCCCTAAGAACTCGAGTCGAGTAGCTTGGATGGCTCAAGCTGCAGCCACCTGCATAAACAGCGAAGAATCCAGGAGGCCAGGCATCAATGAGATTATTGCAATAATAAGAGGAGAAGAACCTATTGGCTCTAACAGCAAGAAGTCTAGCTTTCGCAGCAGTTGCCCTCAGTTACAACAGATGAGAAGTGAGATGACAAGCCATTTAGCCTTGGCAATGCTAGGAGTTTCAGAGTTTGAAGACGACGATCACCTTTACTGCCGTTGA
- the LOC127809888 gene encoding uncharacterized protein LOC127809888 isoform X2, with protein sequence MSAEDTVPPGLQLGPSGSLMEPPASATSSPPPALATSNPPPSPATSNPPPALAASNPPPALAANVPGPLVYKNRLQEYTQRSVLPFPSYDTVNEGSQHAPMFRSTVLVDGAYYTSPNAFRHRRAAEQDAARVALDAIMQKIKDEGCPLIGEDTIFCKSILNEYAAKMNLEKPTYKTIQEEGLLPLFVSSLVFNGVTYMGKAGRNKKEAEQLAARVVILSILGDSDSGMSMSEIIKSKFKLYTVFQKDYSHNSYSGGMPGAANVITSLGFGAANLGTGLGFGDANIGTGSGFGAANVGSGLGFGAANVGTGSGLGAGNVGTGSGLCAANVGIGSGLGTANVGVGSGLGAANVGTGSGLGTANVGAGSDLGIANVGTGIGFGAANVATGLGFHASKDKESQVTGGPITLPKSEISETCLGQLTNVPKDQQPSLQFMQPEVTSSFAANTAPIEFVPPVLEQPLDADSGPARKRRRKNKKAKKQVQVNAILPVASQVPTCSVAQ encoded by the exons ATGTCCGCGGAAGACACCGTCCCGCCGGGGCTCCAATTGGGACCATCAGGCTCACTTATGGAGCCTCCAGCTTCGGCCACCAGTAGTCCTCCTCCGGCTTTGGCCACCAGTAATCCTCCTCCCTCTCCGGCCACCAGTAATCCTCCTCCGGCTTTGGCCGCCAGTAATCCTCCTCCGGCTTTGGCCGCCA ATGTCCCAGGACCCTTAGTGTACAAGAACCGTTTACAAGAATACACGCAAAGATCGGTCCTGCCCTTCCCATCATATGACACAGTTAATGAAGGATCTCAACATGCACCAATGTTTAGGTCTACTGTATTGGTGGATGGAGCTTATTATACATCACCAAACGCATTCCGACATCGAAGGGCTGCAGAGCAAGATGCTGCTCGGGTTGCCTTGGATGCTATAATGCAAAAGATAAAAGATGAAGGATGTCCCCTCATTGGTGAG GATACAATATTTTGCAAGTCTATCCTCAATGAATATGCAGCCAAGATGAATCTAGAGAAGCCCACTTATAAAACGATTCAGGAAGAAGGCTTGCTTCCATTATTTGTGTCATCTCTGGTGTTCAATGGTGTCACGTATATGGGCAAGGCAggaagaaacaagaaagaggCTGAACAGTTGGCAGCACGTGTTGTTATCCTCTCAATTTTGG GTGATTCTGACTCAGGAATGTCCATGTCTGAGATCATTAAGTCTAAATTCAAACTTTATACTGTATTTCAGAAGGATTATTCTCACAATTCCTACAGTGGGGGTATGCCTGGGGCTGCAAATGTTATTACAAGCTTAGGCTTTGGGGCTGCAAATTTGGGAACTGGTTTAGGATTTGGTGATGCAAATATAGGAACTGGTTCAGGCTTTGGGGCTGCAAATGTGGGAAGTGGTTTAGGCTTTGGTGCTGCAAATGTGGGAACTGGTTCAGGCTTGGGTGCGGGAAATGTGGGAACTGGTTCAGGCTTGTGTGCCGCAAATGTGGGAATTGGTTCAGGCTTGGGCACTGCAAATGTGGGAGTGGGTTCAGGATTGGGTGCTGCAAATGTGGGAACGGGTTCAGGCTTGGGCACTGCAAATGTGGGAGCTGGTTCTGACTTGGGCATTGCAAATGTGGGAACTGGTATAGGCTTTGGGGCTGCAAATGTGGCAACTGGTTTAGGTTTCCATGCAAGTAAGGACAAGGAATCTCAAGTTACTGGGGGCCCCATTACTTTACCAAAGTCTGAAATTTCAGAGACTTGCTTGGGCCAACTGACTAATGTTCCAAAGGACCAGCAGCCTTCCCTGCAATTCATGCAACCTGAAGTTACATCATCATTTGCTGCAAATACTGCCCCAATTGAATTTGTGCCTCCAGTCCTTGAACAGCCTCTGGATGCTGATTCAGGCCCTGCAAGAAAGCGAAGACGTAAGAACAAGAAAGCTAAGAAGCAAGTCCAAGTTAATGCTAT TTTACCAGTTGCTAGTCAAGTTCCAACTTGTTCAGTCGCTCAATAA
- the LOC127809888 gene encoding uncharacterized protein LOC127809888 isoform X1, which produces MSAEDTVPPGLQLGPSGSLMEPPASATSSPPPALATSNPPPSPATSNPPPALAASNPPPALAASKPPPAPAANVPGPLVYKNRLQEYTQRSVLPFPSYDTVNEGSQHAPMFRSTVLVDGAYYTSPNAFRHRRAAEQDAARVALDAIMQKIKDEGCPLIGEDTIFCKSILNEYAAKMNLEKPTYKTIQEEGLLPLFVSSLVFNGVTYMGKAGRNKKEAEQLAARVVILSILGDSDSGMSMSEIIKSKFKLYTVFQKDYSHNSYSGGMPGAANVITSLGFGAANLGTGLGFGDANIGTGSGFGAANVGSGLGFGAANVGTGSGLGAGNVGTGSGLCAANVGIGSGLGTANVGVGSGLGAANVGTGSGLGTANVGAGSDLGIANVGTGIGFGAANVATGLGFHASKDKESQVTGGPITLPKSEISETCLGQLTNVPKDQQPSLQFMQPEVTSSFAANTAPIEFVPPVLEQPLDADSGPARKRRRKNKKAKKQVQVNAILPVASQVPTCSVAQ; this is translated from the exons ATGTCCGCGGAAGACACCGTCCCGCCGGGGCTCCAATTGGGACCATCAGGCTCACTTATGGAGCCTCCAGCTTCGGCCACCAGTAGTCCTCCTCCGGCTTTGGCCACCAGTAATCCTCCTCCCTCTCCGGCCACCAGTAATCCTCCTCCGGCTTTGGCCGCCAGTAATCCTCCTCCGGCTTTGGCCGCCAGTAAGCCTCCTCCGGCTCCGGCCGCCA ATGTCCCAGGACCCTTAGTGTACAAGAACCGTTTACAAGAATACACGCAAAGATCGGTCCTGCCCTTCCCATCATATGACACAGTTAATGAAGGATCTCAACATGCACCAATGTTTAGGTCTACTGTATTGGTGGATGGAGCTTATTATACATCACCAAACGCATTCCGACATCGAAGGGCTGCAGAGCAAGATGCTGCTCGGGTTGCCTTGGATGCTATAATGCAAAAGATAAAAGATGAAGGATGTCCCCTCATTGGTGAG GATACAATATTTTGCAAGTCTATCCTCAATGAATATGCAGCCAAGATGAATCTAGAGAAGCCCACTTATAAAACGATTCAGGAAGAAGGCTTGCTTCCATTATTTGTGTCATCTCTGGTGTTCAATGGTGTCACGTATATGGGCAAGGCAggaagaaacaagaaagaggCTGAACAGTTGGCAGCACGTGTTGTTATCCTCTCAATTTTGG GTGATTCTGACTCAGGAATGTCCATGTCTGAGATCATTAAGTCTAAATTCAAACTTTATACTGTATTTCAGAAGGATTATTCTCACAATTCCTACAGTGGGGGTATGCCTGGGGCTGCAAATGTTATTACAAGCTTAGGCTTTGGGGCTGCAAATTTGGGAACTGGTTTAGGATTTGGTGATGCAAATATAGGAACTGGTTCAGGCTTTGGGGCTGCAAATGTGGGAAGTGGTTTAGGCTTTGGTGCTGCAAATGTGGGAACTGGTTCAGGCTTGGGTGCGGGAAATGTGGGAACTGGTTCAGGCTTGTGTGCCGCAAATGTGGGAATTGGTTCAGGCTTGGGCACTGCAAATGTGGGAGTGGGTTCAGGATTGGGTGCTGCAAATGTGGGAACGGGTTCAGGCTTGGGCACTGCAAATGTGGGAGCTGGTTCTGACTTGGGCATTGCAAATGTGGGAACTGGTATAGGCTTTGGGGCTGCAAATGTGGCAACTGGTTTAGGTTTCCATGCAAGTAAGGACAAGGAATCTCAAGTTACTGGGGGCCCCATTACTTTACCAAAGTCTGAAATTTCAGAGACTTGCTTGGGCCAACTGACTAATGTTCCAAAGGACCAGCAGCCTTCCCTGCAATTCATGCAACCTGAAGTTACATCATCATTTGCTGCAAATACTGCCCCAATTGAATTTGTGCCTCCAGTCCTTGAACAGCCTCTGGATGCTGATTCAGGCCCTGCAAGAAAGCGAAGACGTAAGAACAAGAAAGCTAAGAAGCAAGTCCAAGTTAATGCTAT TTTACCAGTTGCTAGTCAAGTTCCAACTTGTTCAGTCGCTCAATAA
- the LOC127809889 gene encoding U-box domain-containing protein 4-like yields the protein MGAGQELPWLLLLYTLLLHCVVSHFPLLSTACRVSTTHTHTRTRTLSLSLSVCVMELETHFGGDKPSPKAARASASVDRTLRLIQSEDPKSRIEAAKEIRRLAKTSQRFRRHFSAAVEPLVRMLRSDSGEAREAALLALLNLAVKHESNKTSIVNAGALEPIIGFLQSERSNLQDHATASLLTLSASSVNKPIIGASGVIPLLVEILRIGSSQAKADAVMTLYNLSTHSDNLSLILKAEPVPPLVDLLKNCKKSPKTAEKCTALIESLVGFDEAKIVLTSEEGGVLAVVEELESGSLQSREHAVGTLLTMCQSDRCKYREPILKEGVIPGLLELTVQGTPKSQSKAQTLLQLLRESPYPRSELQPDTLENIVSNLISDIEVEDQSGKAKQMLAEMVQISMEQSLRHLQQRALVCTPADLPLPTCAAEVPSK from the exons atggGGGCAGGGCAGGAGCTTCCTTGGCTGCTGCTTTTATACACCCTTCTCCTTCACTGTGTTGtctcccattttcctctccTTTCCACTGCCTGTCGAGTGTcgacaacacacacacacacacgcacacgcactctctctctctctctctctgtgtgtgtgatGGAGTTGGAGACCCATTTCGGCGGTGACAAGCCCTCTCCGAAGGCCGCCAGAGCCAGCGCCTCCGTCGACCGCACCCTCCGCCTCATCCAATCGGAGGACCCCAAATCGAGAATCGAGGCGGCCAAGGAGATCCGACGCCTCGCCAAGACCTCCCAGAGGTTCCGCCGACACTTCTCCGCCGCCGTCGAGCCGCTCGTCCGTATGCTCCGGTCAGACTCCGGCGAAGCTCGCGAGGCCGCCCTTCTCGCCCTCCTCAACCTCGCCGTCAAACACGAATC AAACAAGACTAGTATTGTGAACGCTGGTGCCCTAGAACCAATAATCGGCTTTCTTCAGTCAGAGAGGTCAAATCTGCAGGACCATGCTACTGCGTCTCTACTCACATTATCTGCTTCCTCTGTCAACAAGCCAATAATTGGTGCTTCGGGTGTCATCCCTCTCCTTGTGGAAATCCTAAGAATAGGAAGCTCACAAGCCAAGGCTGATGCCGTGATGACACTTTACAACCTATCAACACATTCAGACAATCTTAGCTTAATTCTCAAGGCAGAACCCGTTCCTCCTCTGGTTGACCTGCTCAAAAACTGTAAAAAGTCTCCAAAAACTGCTGAAAAATGCACTGCACTTATAGAGTCTCTAGTAGGTTTCGATGAGGCCAAAATTGTATTGACATCCGAAGAAGGGGGAGTGCTTGCAGTGGTTGAGGAGCTGGAAAGCGGGTCTCTGCAAAGCCGTGAGCATGCAGTTGGGACACTTCTGACCATGTGCCAGAGCGACCGATGTAAATACAGGGAGCCTATTCTTAAAGAAGGCGTGATCCCTGGTCTTCTTGAGCTCACCGTTCAAGGAACACCCAAATCTCAGTCGAAAGCACAGACGCTCTTGCAGCTACTGAGAGAATCTCCTTACCCCAGATCCGAGCTTCAGCCCGACACATTAGAGAACATAGTAAGCAACCTTATATCTGATATTGAAGTCGAGGATCAATCTGGGAAAGCAAAGCAGATGCTCGCCGAGATGGTGCAGATTAGCATGGAACAGAGCTTGAGACATTTACAGCAGAGGGCTCTGGTTTGCACCCCAGCTGATCTGCCTCTTCCTACTTGTGCTGCTGAAGTTCCTTCCAAATGA